The bacterium CG_4_10_14_0_2_um_filter_33_32 genomic interval TTTTTCATACTTTGACGCAAAAGGAATTACCGAAGCCGGGGCAGTGATAAGTTTTGCTTTGGAGAATTTATTATCAGCATTATTAAATTCTTCAAGAGATTTTTTAAAGTACAGAGATGATTTTTCTAAATCAAATGAAGACAAATTATTCTTTGCCAATTTTAAATACCGCATTCCTTTATAGCCAGAAGACATAACACTATCTTTGAATCTATAGATTTCAGAAGCTATTGATAGTGAGATAATGATGAAGGTTGCGGATAATATTAATATCGAAAATAACCCAAGATTAAAGACTATTTTATTAATAAAATTATGTTTTGTAATAAAATCGGCTAATTCGTGAGTTTTGGCATGAGAATATATTACAGAATCAACTGCGTATGGAGTTTCAGTTGGGTTGTTTCTTCTAAATTTTTCCCCAAGTGATTCCTTTTGATGGTCTAGGGGGTCAATTTTTCTAGGAATTATGTCTTTCATCTAAAAACCCTTTATATCTTTCAAAAACAAAATTTTCTATTTTTTCTTTAAAATTGTTTTTACTAAATTTTGTGGCATTGTTTCTTATCATTGATGGATCGAAATTTGTTTTTTCAAATTCTCTGATAGTAGAGATCAATGACTCAGCAGTTTGTTCATCAAATAATAATCCGGAAACTTTTGGTGCTACAGTTTCTTTTGCGCCACCTTTGTTATAAGCGATAACGGGTCTACCTGAAGCCATGGATTCTACCGGTGTTATACCAAAGTCCTCTTCGGTGGGGAATATAAAAGCCTTAGCGTTAGAATATAGTTCTCTTAGTCGGTTATCGCTGACCCTGCCTAAAAATTCAATATTATCATTAGCAATATTTTTTAAATCATTCTCGATTGATCCGGTACCCGCAATCTTAAGTGGTAACTTAAGTTTATTAAAGGCCTCAATAACAAGATCTATCTTTTTGTAAGGTATTAGTCTGCTGCATATAAAATAATAATCCTGAACATTATTTGAAATATTGAAGAAATCAGTATTAATAGGAGGATATATAACTTCTGAATCTGCTCGATAGTATTTTTTAATCCTTTTTGCTGTATTTTGTGAGTTAGCGATCCACAAATCAACCCTATCTGCGGCTAATCGATCCCACATTCTTAAGTTATAGGCAATTTTTGGCATCCGCCACCTTATAAGAGGGTTCAATATACCAAATTCCATTTGATTTAGG includes:
- a CDS encoding glycosyltransferase family 4 protein — translated: MALLEVFPEAPIFTSLYKPEKFPEIFKNRKVYTSSLQKFPIAKHQLLFPFMGKAFEEFDLSDFDIIISSSHASSKGVITKPETLHICYCHTPTRYLWSHYHEYLNQMEFGILNPLIRWRMPKIAYNLRMWDRLAADRVDLWIANSQNTAKRIKKYYRADSEVIYPPINTDFFNISNNVQDYYFICSRLIPYKKIDLVIEAFNKLKLPLKIAGTGSIENDLKNIANDNIEFLGRVSDNRLRELYSNAKAFIFPTEEDFGITPVESMASGRPVIAYNKGGAKETVAPKVSGLLFDEQTAESLISTIREFEKTNFDPSMIRNNATKFSKNNFKEKIENFVFERYKGFLDERHNS